Proteins encoded within one genomic window of Hevea brasiliensis isolate MT/VB/25A 57/8 chromosome 8, ASM3005281v1, whole genome shotgun sequence:
- the LOC110650050 gene encoding beta-glucosidase 24-like, with translation MKNIGLDAFRFSISWSRLLPRGNLSGGVNKKGIEFYNNLINKLLSEGIQPFVTLFHWDLPQALDDEYSGFLSPHIVDDFKDYAELCFKEFGDRVKHWITLNEPWSYSDAGYNLGFLAPGRCSKFMNPACQAGDSATEPYLVGHNMLLSHAAAAKLYKEKYQASQKGKIGITLVSHWMVPFSNTKLDKVASIRALDFMYGWYMDPLTYGDYPQSMHTLVGNRLPKFTKDQSIMVKGSFDFIGLNYYTAFYVAAVPANSNPINISYSTDSFTNMTTERNGIPIGPSDGSIWIHSYPKGLRNIVKYTKEKYNNPSIYITENGIDQLDIGTLTLKELQNDTYRVDYYKHHLSYLNRAIQEGINVKGYFAWSLLDNFEWAAGFTMRFGINLVDYKNGLKRSPKKSAIWFNNFLQR, from the exons ATGAAGAATATTGGATTAGATGCTTTCAGATTCTCTATCTCATGGTCTAGATTGTTACCTC GTGGGAACCTAAGTGGAGGAGTGAACAAGAAGGGCATTGAGTTCTACAATAATCTCATCAATAAGCTCCTATCAGAAG GTATACAACCTTTTGTGACTTTATTTCACTGGGATCTACCTCAAGCCCTTGATGATGAATATAGTGGATTCTTAAGCCCTCACATTGT GGATGATTTCAAAGACTATGCAGAGCTTTGCTTCAAAGAATTTGGGGATAGAGTGAAACATTGGATCACATTAAATGAGCCATGGAGCTATAGCGATGCTGGTTATAACTTGGGTTTCTTAGCACCAGGGAGGTGTTCCAAATTCATGAATCCAGCTTGCCAAGCTGGAGATTCTGCAACTGAGCCTTATTTGGTTGGCCACAATATGTTACTTTCTCATGCAGCAGCAGCAAAATTATACAAGGAAAAATACCAA GCTTCTCAAAAAGGGAAGATTGGGATTACTCTTGTTTCTCATTGGATGGTTCCATTCTCCAACACTAAGCTTGACAAGGTGGCATCTATTAGAGCCCTCGATTTTATGTATGGATG GTACATGGACCCACTAACCTATGGTGACTACCCACAAAGCATGCATACCCTTGTTGGAAATAGATTGCCCAAATTCACCAAAGATCAATCCATAATGGTGAAAGGATCTTTTGATTTTATTGGATTAAATTACTACACTGCATTTTATGTAGCTGCAGTGCCTGCTAATTCTAATCCAATTAACATTAGCTACTCTACAGATTCCTTCACCAATATGACaa CCGAACGAAATGGAATTCCTATAGGTCCATCG GATGGTTCGATTTGGATTCATTCATATCCAAAAGGCCTTCGAAATATTGTCAAATATACAAAGGAAAAGTACAATAATCCATCAATTTATATTACTGAGAATg GAATTGATCAGTTGGATATTGGTACCTTGACACTTAAAGAACTTCAAAATGACACATACAGAGTAGACTATTACAAGCATCATCTTTCGTACCTAAATAGGGCCATtca GGAGGGTATTAATGTGAAGGGTTACTTTGCATGGTCATTACTGGATAACTTTGAATGGGCTGCTGGTTTCACTATGAGGTTTGGAATAAATTTGGTAGATTACAAAAATGGCTTGAAAAGATCCCCCAAGAAGTCAGCTATTTGGTTCAACAACTTCCTGCAGAGATAG